The following DNA comes from Ammospiza caudacuta isolate bAmmCau1 chromosome 7, bAmmCau1.pri, whole genome shotgun sequence.
ATTGCCAAAAGCTTATTTAAATTCCAGATTTGAATTTGTCAGCAATGTTCCACGTGGACCTTAGCTATCCAACAGCACTGAAACCGAATGAGATGAAAGTGACACAGTTTATACCAGGGGCCCTGAGGCACAGAGCACTCGCCCTCTGAAGTCCTTAAAACCCATTTTTAACCAccactgttttttaaaataatcagttGAAATACCCagtattttctgtgtgtttctgaCTCcactgagagaggaaaaaaagaagtgggGAGATTAAAGAAcactggtaaaaaaaataatgaggcCAATATCCTTAATCAAGAGCAAGTGCCTGAAGTGAGTTTCCTGAATTACAAACTTGACTAATGTACTTAAACCTTCACTAATTACTTTTCATTCCAATGGAACTTCTTGTAGAAGCATTTTTCAAAGAGGGGAGTGTTTGAAGCACAGATGTGCTGTTACGGAGCAAAGAGAACTACAGTCCAACGTGGGGCCACATTCCTTTATCAGCATTTTTCTCTCACTGGGAACTGCTGGTGGGATCTGCAGGCACGGGGCTGGTTCCATGGGCTGGtttggatgggatattggggagaaatcctttcctgggagggtggggaagTTCTGGCACAGAGactgctcctggatccctggaagtgtccaacaccaggctggacactggggctgggagcagcctggggcagcgAAGGCACGGAATATTTTGTATGATTAATGAGAACATCACTGCACCTTCCAAGCTGTTGTGACTTTGAATATAATTTCGTTCCACCTCAGCCGCTggatccctcccaacccaaaccatcctgaaAATCTGCTGAGCATGGAACAGACCCTGGAGATCACGGAGCCCAGCCCCGCACAGCCCCCCAGAACGCTGCAGTGTAGCTGCGCACAGGGCTAAGGGGGAAAGCAAACACAATAAACTGATGCGAAAGCGCCGTTCCGTGTGCTGCTCCTCGTGTGTCCGTGTACAGCACCGCGAGCAGCCGCGTTCCGGGGCTCCATTTCGGCACCGCGGGCCGGGAAATGGCGGCGCCGGGGCTGGGCCGGGTCCGCCCGCGGGGCCCCGCCtgcgcggcgggcgggcggctcCGGCTGAGGGCGGCTCCAGCGCCGGCCCCGGCAGCGAGCGAGCCGTCAccgcgcggccccggccccggccccagccccggccccggccccggccccgctcgggcTGTGGCGGCGATGGCGGCGGCTCGgcgggcgcgggcgggcggcggcggtgCGGGGCCGGGGTTCGGGCGGGTGGCCGAGCCGCCGCCGGTGCCGCAGGGGCTGCTGCGGCTGGCCCGGCGCAGCGGGCAGCTCAACCTGGCGGGACGCGGCCTCACCCACGGTGCGTGAGcccggccggggctggggccggggctgcggccggggagccccgggagccgccgggctgcgggcggggcgggagcggctccCGGGGAGCGCCATCTGCTCGCTGGTGTCTGTTTCTGGCATGTTTCCATCGGTTTCTGTTTATATCTCTGCAAAAATGTCTCTGGAACACAATGGACTGGAGAGTGGCTATTGGGATGtgtgtattatatatatatgtgtgcatgtatatatatatgtagctGTGTATAGATGTATGTTTCTACATATGTACTTACATATGTATATGGCCATATGCGTCCGCGTATATTTATCTATCTCTGTATATGTCACCCCCCAAGGCAGaagggttggaactagatgatcatcaaggtcccttccatgcCAACCCACTCAATAATTTTACACCCAAAAAGCACTCTGACTGTGAAATCTTGGAACGGACACCTGCGGGGGTTCAGCTGACggctgtgtttgtgctgcagtGCCTGAGCACGTGTGGAGGATCAACCTGGACACACCGGAGGAAGCCCAGCAGAACCTGTCCTTTGGAGCTGCCGATCGCTGGTGGGAGCAGACGGACCTGACCAAGCTGATCCTGGCCTCCAACAAGCTGCAGAGCCTCTCGGaggatgtgcagctgctgcctgccctcacCATGCTGGACGTGAGTACAGGGATCCCTTGGTGCTCTGACGGTGGGTGCTTCCCTGTAGGACATGGGGAAATGCTATCCTGGgtatttgttttccatttccctgGTGTATCCATTTCACAGGGCCCTGGAGTGCCACAACAAGGGAGAACGGCTTCCCACTACCAGAGGGCTGGGACAGATGGGATATTGAGGAGAAATTcttccccaaaaaaaacccttctgagGTACAAGTTAGTAACTGTGTCCTAAAACCTCTCTTTTCCAGGTGCATGACAATCAACTGACATCACTTCCTTCTGCTTTAGGGCAACTTGAAAATCTCCAGAAACTCGATGTCAGGTGAGGCCATGTTACAGATCAAACATGAGAAATGCTGCGACAACTTTCGGGTGTGAGTGAGATTGCAGGATAGCAAcctttctttcaaaaatttaaTTCCAGATTACTCACTGTAGAGTGTAATTATATGTTTGTTGCATTATCCATTTTGGATCTAAACTGGTGGTGGCCTTGGGTTTCTAGAAATTGTTTTCACTGATATTCAAAGTCACAATTGCTTGGAAGGTGCAAACAGTGATATTCTGAATAATGatacacaaaatatttatttgcatttatttgctTCAGTCTGGCAGTTCTGAGGATAAAACATTTCCAGTCATGAATAATGCTCATTGTAAATAACAGTGTAGATCTTGTTTGTGCTGGAAGGTTCAGAGTCTTCTGTTTACTGGGGTAATTTTGTAAATTTATGCACAAGGAGAGGTTATGCTATCACTGTGTGTGTGAAGTACATAAACAAAAAACCTGGAATGTTGTAAATTCAGAGTAGGATTAGAAGTCTTCTTGAACAAATAGTCAGTTGTTCTTTAGAGGTGGCAGTGTCCTGACCAGCAGGCTGTGGCACACAAATGTTCTGTGTGCAGTTACATTCCTAAAATCTCCTGagtgtttttcctttccctttgtgTTCCGTGTTTCCACCCCAGCCACAACAAACTGAGGAGCCTTcccgaggagctgctgcagctgccgcgtcTGAGGAGCCTCCTGGTGCAGCACAACGAGCTGAGCCAGCTGCccgaggggctggggcagctcctcagcctggaggagctggtAAAGCACGGCTTCAGACCTGCTCCTGTGTTTGGGAAGGGTTTCTCTGCTAGTTAAAATCCCTGCgttctgcagcagcacttggcAAATATTCCAGTGGCTGTTGTAGTGTCAGTTACTGTATGGTGGGGTTTGTTTTTAGTGTGTTCTTGGTTTGACATATTTTGGGAAAGCTGAAATCCCCGGTGATCTGTCAGTCCTGGGGGAGTTGTTCCTTCTCTCACACTTGTGCCAGTTGTCAGCAATCTAATTTTACTGTTCTGCCACTAATTAACTTTGCAGTAGCAGCACTCCTGGGATGTTTCAGACACCTCtcagctctctctctctgtttccaTGTGCAGGACGTGTCCAACAACCAGCTCACAGCCATCCCCACCAGTTTTGCTCTGCTGGTGAACTTGGTGAGGCTCAACCTGGCCTGCAACCAGCTcaaggagctgcctgcagatcTCAGTGCCATGAAAAGTAAATCACTTTCTTTGGGTTATTAAATGCCAAACAGCCAGTGCTGTGCTTATGTTCAGCAATACCGTGCAGGGTTTTAAAATGGATCTTTAAATCTGAGTTATTACTTCTAGAATCTGCTTGGCAAAAtgttgtgtttattttaaactaaACCCCAGGATATTTGTGCTGCTGTAGAAAGGTATTTTTATCTTCTCCTCTGTTTCTCACTGGACATTGACTTCCCCAGGCTTGAGGCAACTGGATTGTACCAAAAATTACCTGGAAACGGTCCCTCCTAAATTAGCAAGCATGGCATCCCTGGAGCAGCTTTAcctgaggaaaaacaaactgCGCTCCTTGCCAGAGCTTCCCTCCTGCAAGTTACTGAAGGTGAGCTTGGaatggctgctctgctggaaatGCCTGTGCTGTAAACTTTGAAATAATGACAGTTGCTTTAAACACCAGCTTTTGTGAGGCGCTGTGATCAAAACCGGATGACAGCTCTGTGTTTAGAACTCTGTTTAACGTGCAACTTCTCTTCCTGCCCTCATTGTTCAGTCTTTTGAGTTTGCAGGACTTTCcagatttggaaaataaaaagtcttCAGGAGAGGAATGACTGAAAGCTGGATCTAATATTGCCTgcaacagtttttttttttttatctctgggAACTTTTTCTGGATAAATTCACTTTGttcattataattttttctttgtaacTATGGATCATATacactgtttttccttttaacatAATCAGGTTATATCCAGGTATTTTGTAGGCAGATGAAAGGGAGTCAAGATATCCATATTCTCCACATCATCATACTGCTGATGTCACAACTTAGGAGAGAAGTTATAAAGTAATTTGAAACAGTTGTGGTGCTCTTTGTTCCTGTAGGAGTTACATGCTGGGGAGAATCAGATAGAAATCCTGAATGCAGAGAATCTGAAGCAGCTGAGctccctgtgtgtgctggagctcagggacaaCAAGATCAAGGCAGTGCCCGAGGAGATCACGGTGCTGCAGAAGCTGGAGAGGCTCGACCTGGCCAACAATGACATCAGTAGGTAATAgtggcacctgggctggggctgggtgctggcagctccttccttccttccatggGAAGGGCGCTTGAGGAATGACTCAGTCAGGAAATGAAGGAGCCCTCTGTGTGTTGTGGGATTGCTGAGATCAAACTGGGACTTGTGAAATGTTCTGCCTGTGACTTAGCTGTGActtggaggagcagctgagggagctggggagaggctgagggagctgggcaggggctcagcctggagcaaaggaggctcagggggcccttgtggctctgcacagctcctgccaggagggcacagccagggggtcgggctgtgccccagggaacagggacaggagcagagggaatggc
Coding sequences within:
- the LRRC40 gene encoding leucine-rich repeat-containing protein 40, producing the protein MAAARRARAGGGGAGPGFGRVAEPPPVPQGLLRLARRSGQLNLAGRGLTHVPEHVWRINLDTPEEAQQNLSFGAADRWWEQTDLTKLILASNKLQSLSEDVQLLPALTMLDVHDNQLTSLPSALGQLENLQKLDVSHNKLRSLPEELLQLPRLRSLLVQHNELSQLPEGLGQLLSLEELDVSNNQLTAIPTSFALLVNLVRLNLACNQLKELPADLSAMKSLRQLDCTKNYLETVPPKLASMASLEQLYLRKNKLRSLPELPSCKLLKELHAGENQIEILNAENLKQLSSLCVLELRDNKIKAVPEEITVLQKLERLDLANNDISRLPYTLGNLPQLKFLALEGNPLRTIRRDLLQKGTQELLKYLRSKIQDDGPGPNEEPPVTAMTLPSQSKVNIHAITTLKLLDYSDKQAAEIPEAVFDAVGANPVATVNFSKNQLREIPPRLVELKDSVCDVSLAFNKISSISSGLCLLQKLTHLDLRNNFLTALPEEMEALKRLHTINLAYNRFKVFPSVLYHLPALENILLSNNQVGSIDPVQLKGLDKLGTLDLQNNDLLHVPPELGNCESLRSLLLEGNPFRTPRAAVLAKGTAAVLEYLRSRIPC